One region of Olleya sp. Hel_I_94 genomic DNA includes:
- the ruvA gene encoding Holliday junction branch migration protein RuvA, translating to MITHIQGKLVEKNPTDVVIDCNGVGYMLNISLHTYSQIPNQENLKLYTHLQIREDAHTLYGFASTSERELFRLLISVSGIGANTARTMLSSLTPKQIREGIAVDDVALIQSIKGIGIKTAQRVIIDLKDKILKIYDIDEVSVSQSNTNKDEALSALEVLGFAKKQAEKVLDKIVKDQPEANVETIIKLALKNL from the coding sequence ATGATTACACACATACAAGGAAAGTTAGTAGAGAAAAATCCAACAGATGTAGTCATCGATTGCAACGGAGTGGGTTATATGCTAAATATATCATTGCATACCTATTCTCAAATTCCTAATCAAGAAAATTTAAAGTTGTATACGCATCTTCAAATAAGGGAAGATGCGCATACTTTATATGGTTTTGCTTCAACATCAGAAAGAGAATTATTTAGACTTTTAATTTCTGTAAGTGGTATTGGAGCAAATACAGCAAGAACCATGTTATCATCTTTAACGCCAAAACAAATTAGAGAAGGTATTGCTGTGGATGATGTTGCTTTAATTCAGTCTATTAAAGGAATAGGGATAAAAACAGCACAAAGAGTAATAATAGATTTAAAAGATAAAATCTTAAAAATTTACGATATAGACGAAGTTTCTGTAAGTCAAAGCAATACTAACAAAGATGAAGCGTTATCTGCTTTAGAAGTATTAGGTTTTGCTAAAAAACAAGCAGAAAAAGTACTGGATAAAATTGTCAAAGACCAACCAGAAGCTAACGTAGAAACAATTATCAAACTAGCCCTAAAAAATTTATAA
- the ruvB gene encoding Holliday junction branch migration DNA helicase RuvB — protein MNDNLDPTSDNFTPEEFDVEKQLRPLSFEDFTGQDQVLENLQIFVQAAVGRDEALDHTLFHGPPGLGKTTLANILANELGVGIKVTSGPVLDKPGDLAGLLTNLDERDVLFIDEIHRLSPIVEEYLYSAMEDYKIDIMIESGPNARTVQINLNPFTLVGATTRSGLLTAPMRARFGIQSRLQYYNTELLTTIIQRSSDILNVPISMEAAIEIAGRSRGTPRIANALLRRVRDFAQIKGNGSIDIKIAKYSLEALNVDAYGLDEMDNKILSTIIEKFKGGPVGISTIATAVSESTETIEEVYEPFLIQQGFIMRTPRGREVTELAYKHLGKIKGPIQGGLF, from the coding sequence ATGAACGATAACCTTGACCCAACTAGCGATAATTTTACTCCAGAAGAGTTTGATGTCGAAAAACAATTAAGACCTCTATCTTTTGAAGATTTTACAGGTCAAGATCAGGTATTAGAAAATCTTCAAATCTTTGTTCAAGCAGCTGTAGGTCGTGATGAAGCGTTAGATCACACATTATTTCATGGTCCTCCAGGACTTGGTAAAACTACTTTAGCAAACATATTAGCAAATGAGTTAGGTGTTGGTATTAAAGTTACCTCAGGTCCTGTATTGGATAAGCCAGGAGACTTAGCAGGTTTATTAACCAATCTAGATGAAAGAGATGTCCTTTTTATAGACGAAATTCATCGTTTAAGTCCTATTGTAGAAGAGTATTTATATTCTGCAATGGAAGACTATAAGATCGATATTATGATTGAGTCTGGCCCAAATGCAAGAACGGTTCAAATTAACCTAAACCCATTTACACTTGTTGGTGCGACAACCAGATCAGGTTTATTGACAGCTCCTATGCGAGCAAGGTTTGGTATACAAAGCAGATTACAATATTATAATACAGAATTACTAACTACTATCATACAACGTAGTTCAGATATATTAAATGTTCCAATATCTATGGAAGCAGCAATTGAGATAGCAGGTCGTAGTCGTGGTACACCTAGAATTGCTAATGCACTGCTGCGTAGAGTCCGTGATTTTGCTCAAATAAAAGGTAATGGAAGTATCGATATTAAAATTGCAAAGTATAGCTTAGAAGCGCTTAATGTTGATGCCTATGGTTTGGATGAGATGGATAATAAAATTCTATCTACTATAATAGAAAAGTTTAAGGGAGGACCAGTTGGTATTAGTACTATTGCGACTGCAGTTAGTGAGAGTACTGAGACTATTGAGGAGGTTTACGAACCTTTTTTAATACAACAAGGTTTTATAATGCGTACACCAAGAGGTCGTGAGGTCACAGAGTTGGCTTACAAACATTTAGGAAAAATTAAAGGTCCAATTCAAGGAGGTTTGTTTTAA
- a CDS encoding cytochrome P450 codes for MKKIPEVSLLKFIKHSLEILKNPLPFHNKNFQALGDVFKLNVGFNTKIYFCRDAAFAQYVLQKNQKNYTKSKIQTEDLVKYVGEGLLTSEGEKWKKQRKMMQPAFHKKQLQNLLDGMQQTIISEFNKIESNKTIDLFPILNDVAFQTVVKSLFTQAANNKDMERLQYITEANQRMLVKELRQPYLGWWFKIGGTLKKHLDLSEEARVILKRIVDQRTTSGKRYDDLLDMLLETRYEDGQGMTENQLIDEILIIFTAGHETTSNALTFTFQLLAKHPEWQDKIYNEFIELGGDKADLMTRISQSKVCQQVLEESMRLYPPAYFIDRVNIEKDVFNEMEFEPGSNLLFSVYEIHRHPKLWDNPESFLPERFADGGRQFSSQYFPFGAGPRKCIGNNFAMFEMIIAVTALVKKFKIQPEFENIKITPLITLKPKNAQLSFHIR; via the coding sequence ATGAAAAAGATTCCAGAAGTTTCATTATTAAAATTTATTAAGCATTCATTAGAGATTCTTAAAAATCCGTTGCCTTTTCATAATAAAAACTTTCAAGCGTTAGGTGATGTGTTTAAACTTAATGTAGGTTTTAATACTAAGATATACTTTTGTAGAGACGCTGCTTTTGCGCAGTATGTGCTTCAAAAAAATCAAAAAAACTATACAAAATCAAAAATTCAAACTGAAGATTTAGTAAAATATGTAGGAGAAGGTCTTTTAACGTCTGAAGGCGAAAAATGGAAAAAACAACGTAAGATGATGCAGCCAGCTTTTCATAAAAAGCAATTGCAAAATTTGCTTGATGGTATGCAGCAGACGATTATTTCAGAATTTAATAAGATTGAAAGTAATAAAACCATAGATCTTTTTCCAATTCTTAATGATGTAGCTTTTCAAACAGTAGTTAAATCTTTGTTCACTCAAGCAGCCAACAATAAGGATATGGAGCGGTTACAGTATATAACCGAAGCAAATCAACGCATGCTAGTTAAAGAGTTAAGGCAACCTTATCTAGGATGGTGGTTTAAAATTGGTGGCACTTTAAAAAAGCATTTAGATTTATCAGAAGAAGCTAGAGTTATACTAAAACGCATAGTTGATCAACGTACAACTTCAGGTAAACGTTATGACGATTTACTTGATATGCTATTGGAAACTCGCTATGAGGATGGTCAAGGTATGACAGAAAACCAATTAATTGACGAAATTTTAATAATTTTTACTGCAGGTCATGAAACCACTTCCAATGCTTTAACTTTTACATTTCAGTTATTAGCAAAACATCCTGAATGGCAAGATAAAATCTATAATGAGTTTATTGAGCTTGGTGGTGATAAAGCTGATTTGATGACTAGAATATCACAGTCTAAAGTTTGTCAACAAGTGCTTGAAGAGTCCATGAGATTATATCCTCCAGCATATTTTATTGACAGAGTAAATATAGAGAAGGATGTTTTTAATGAAATGGAATTTGAACCAGGTAGTAATCTGCTGTTTTCGGTTTACGAAATCCATAGACATCCAAAGTTATGGGATAATCCAGAATCTTTTTTACCTGAACGCTTTGCAGATGGTGGACGACAGTTTTCTAGCCAATATTTTCCTTTTGGAGCAGGTCCAAGAAAATGCATTGGAAACAATTTTGCTATGTTTGAAATGATTATAGCTGTTACCGCTTTAGTCAAAAAATTTAAAATTCAACCTGAGTTTGAAAATATTAAGATTACTCCTTTAATTACTTTAAAACCTAAAAATGCACAGCTTAGTTTTCATATAAGATAA
- the queG gene encoding tRNA epoxyqueuosine(34) reductase QueG, with protein MLDNKSKYTTQIKAEAKRLGFLSCGISKAGFLEKEAPRLENWLNKNMHGQMGYMQNHFDKRLDPTKLVDDSKSVISLLLNYYPSQVQEDKKAPKLSKYAYGQDYHFVIKEKLKELTHFIHQEIGDVSGRAFVDSAPVLDKAWAAKSGLGWIGKNSNLLTQQVGSFYFIAELIIDLDLEYDSIVSDHCGTCTACIDACPTQAITEPYVVDGSKCISYFTIELKEQLPTAMKGKFDDWMFGCDVCQDVCPWNKFSKPHNEPLFNPHPDMLAMTKQDWEDITEEVFKKVFQKSAVKRTKFEGLKRNIEFVK; from the coding sequence ATGCTTGATAACAAATCTAAATACACAACACAAATCAAAGCCGAAGCTAAACGCTTAGGCTTTTTATCTTGTGGTATTAGTAAAGCAGGTTTTTTAGAAAAAGAAGCACCAAGACTAGAAAACTGGCTGAATAAAAATATGCATGGTCAAATGGGTTACATGCAAAACCATTTTGATAAACGTTTAGATCCAACCAAACTTGTCGATGATTCTAAATCCGTAATATCATTATTGTTAAATTACTATCCTTCTCAAGTTCAGGAAGACAAAAAAGCTCCAAAATTATCTAAATATGCCTATGGACAGGACTATCATTTTGTAATTAAAGAAAAACTTAAAGAATTAACCCATTTTATTCATCAAGAAATAGGTGATGTTTCCGGACGTGCATTTGTAGATTCTGCACCAGTTTTAGATAAAGCATGGGCAGCAAAATCTGGATTAGGTTGGATTGGCAAGAATAGTAATTTATTAACCCAACAAGTGGGTTCTTTTTATTTTATTGCAGAGTTAATTATTGATTTAGATTTGGAATACGATTCCATTGTTTCCGATCACTGTGGTACTTGTACAGCATGTATTGATGCTTGTCCAACGCAAGCCATAACAGAGCCTTACGTTGTTGATGGTAGTAAGTGTATTAGTTATTTTACTATAGAACTTAAAGAGCAGTTACCAACCGCAATGAAAGGTAAATTTGACGATTGGATGTTTGGTTGCGATGTTTGCCAAGATGTTTGTCCATGGAATAAGTTTTCAAAACCTCATAACGAGCCACTTTTTAATCCACATCCTGATATGTTAGCTATGACAAAACAAGATTGGGAAGACATTACTGAAGAGGTGTTTAAAAAAGTGTTTCAAAAAAGTGCTGTAAAACGCACAAAGTTTGAGGGTTTAAAACGTAATATTGAGTTTGTAAAATAA
- a CDS encoding NADP-dependent malic enzyme has product MSKQSRRREALVYHAKPTPGKIKVVPTKKYATQRDLALAYSPGVAEPCLEIEKDVNNVYKYTAKGNLVAVITNGTAVLGLGNIGPEASKPVMEGKGLLFKIFADIDVFDIEVDTENVEEFIQTVKMIAPTFGGINLEDIKAPEAFEIERRLKEELDIPVMHDDQHGTAIISAAALLNALELSDKKIEDVKIVVSGAGAAAISCTRLYLAFGAKRENVVMLDSKGVIRDDRDNLTSQKAEFATHRKIDTLDEAMIDADVFVGLSTSDIVTPAMLLVMAKNPIVFAMANPDPEIGYDLAIATRKDIIMATGRSDHPNQVNNVLGFPFIFRGALDVRATKINEAMKMAAVKALADLAKESVPEQVNIAYGETRLTFSKEYIIPKPFDPRLIATVPPAVAKAAMESGVAKEPIEDWKKYEEQLLDRLGNDNKIVRLLLNRSKLDPKRVVFTEADSLDVLKAAQIVYEEGVAIPILLGRKEEIERLKEELEFDADVLIIDPKSDEQLEQKNKYAKIYWEQRRRKGVTLLLAEKLMRERNYYAAMMVNEGDADALISGYSRSYPSVVKPMLELIGLAPGSTRIATTNVMMTQRGPMFLSDTSININPSAQDLTKIAQMTAKVVKMFGMEPIMAMTSYSNFGSSKDQTATKVREAVSYLHKRHPDLLVDGELQTDFALNSQMLTDSFPFSKLAGKKVNTLIFPNLESANITYKLLKELNNAESVGPIMMGMRKPVHILQLHASVDEIVNMTAIAVIDAQQKEKWEKNLENKN; this is encoded by the coding sequence ATGAGCAAACAAAGTAGACGTCGTGAAGCTTTAGTATATCATGCAAAGCCAACTCCAGGTAAAATAAAAGTAGTTCCAACAAAAAAATATGCAACCCAAAGGGATTTAGCCTTAGCTTATTCTCCAGGTGTTGCAGAACCTTGTTTAGAAATAGAAAAAGACGTTAATAACGTTTATAAATATACAGCTAAAGGTAATCTTGTAGCAGTAATAACTAATGGTACCGCAGTTTTAGGATTGGGTAATATTGGTCCAGAAGCCTCTAAGCCTGTAATGGAAGGTAAAGGCTTATTATTTAAAATCTTCGCAGATATTGATGTTTTTGATATTGAAGTGGATACTGAAAATGTTGAAGAATTTATTCAAACAGTAAAAATGATAGCTCCAACTTTTGGAGGTATTAATCTAGAAGATATTAAAGCGCCTGAAGCTTTTGAAATAGAAAGACGCTTAAAGGAAGAGCTTGATATTCCTGTGATGCATGATGACCAACATGGTACTGCAATTATTTCTGCAGCAGCATTATTAAACGCCTTAGAGCTTTCTGATAAAAAAATAGAGGACGTTAAAATAGTAGTAAGTGGTGCAGGTGCGGCAGCAATTTCTTGTACGCGTTTATATTTAGCATTTGGTGCTAAACGTGAAAACGTGGTCATGTTAGACAGTAAAGGTGTAATTAGAGATGACAGAGATAATTTAACATCACAAAAAGCCGAATTTGCAACACACCGTAAAATTGATACATTGGATGAAGCAATGATTGACGCTGACGTATTTGTTGGTTTATCAACTTCGGATATTGTAACGCCTGCCATGTTATTAGTTATGGCTAAAAACCCTATAGTATTTGCTATGGCTAATCCAGACCCAGAAATTGGTTATGATTTGGCAATTGCAACGCGTAAGGATATTATTATGGCTACAGGACGAAGTGACCATCCTAATCAGGTTAATAATGTACTAGGATTTCCGTTTATTTTTAGAGGAGCTTTAGACGTTAGAGCCACTAAAATTAACGAAGCCATGAAAATGGCAGCTGTAAAAGCATTAGCTGACTTAGCTAAAGAGTCTGTACCAGAACAAGTAAATATTGCTTATGGCGAAACTCGCCTGACGTTTAGTAAAGAGTATATTATACCTAAGCCATTTGATCCAAGATTAATAGCAACGGTACCACCAGCTGTAGCAAAAGCTGCAATGGAAAGTGGTGTGGCTAAAGAGCCAATTGAAGATTGGAAAAAATATGAAGAGCAATTATTAGATAGATTAGGTAACGATAATAAGATTGTAAGATTATTATTAAACAGATCTAAGCTAGATCCAAAGCGTGTTGTTTTTACAGAAGCAGATTCTTTAGATGTATTAAAAGCAGCCCAAATAGTTTACGAAGAAGGTGTTGCTATACCAATTTTATTAGGTAGAAAAGAAGAAATTGAACGTTTAAAAGAAGAGCTAGAGTTTGATGCAGATGTACTAATTATTGATCCTAAATCTGACGAGCAACTTGAACAAAAAAATAAGTACGCAAAAATATATTGGGAACAACGCAGAAGAAAAGGAGTAACGTTGTTATTAGCTGAAAAGTTAATGAGAGAACGTAACTACTATGCAGCAATGATGGTTAATGAAGGTGATGCAGATGCATTAATTTCTGGGTACTCTCGTAGTTATCCTTCGGTTGTAAAACCAATGTTGGAGCTAATAGGATTAGCACCAGGATCTACAAGAATTGCGACAACAAATGTTATGATGACCCAACGTGGTCCTATGTTTTTAAGTGATACTTCAATAAATATAAACCCATCAGCTCAAGATTTAACTAAAATTGCGCAAATGACTGCTAAAGTGGTTAAAATGTTTGGAATGGAACCAATTATGGCAATGACTTCTTATTCTAACTTTGGATCATCAAAAGACCAAACAGCAACTAAAGTTAGAGAGGCAGTATCCTATTTACATAAAAGACATCCTGACTTATTAGTAGATGGAGAGTTACAAACAGATTTTGCTTTAAATAGTCAAATGTTAACAGATAGTTTCCCGTTTTCTAAACTAGCAGGTAAAAAAGTAAACACTTTAATCTTCCCTAATTTAGAGTCAGCAAACATTACTTATAAGTTATTAAAAGAACTTAATAATGCAGAGTCCGTTGGACCAATTATGATGGGAATGCGTAAACCTGTCCATATCTTACAACTACACGCAAGTGTTGACGAAATTGTAAACATGACAGCAATAGCAGTAATAGATGCGCAACAAAAAGAAAAGTGGGAAAAAAACTTAGAAAACAAGAACTAA